From one Bartonella sp. HY038 genomic stretch:
- a CDS encoding M15 family metallopeptidase has translation MKQILGLISLTIYFLISISTFGQSKDFNDNAELITLNGMPYLLDLRYASDNNFLHRAIYKEHGLSTCLVHKDLAKKLETIKKDLQDQHLQLVLLDCFRPLAVQKAMWDIMPDRRYVANPKNGSNHNRAAAIDVALADENGKILFFPTAFDDFTSKAAAHYKCPKADSLACKNRDLLFGLMKKAGLKGINSEWWHFELPNARQYPIIE, from the coding sequence ATGAAGCAGATTTTAGGATTAATTAGCTTAACTATCTATTTTTTAATCAGTATTTCAACTTTTGGGCAAAGCAAAGATTTTAATGATAATGCTGAATTGATTACATTAAACGGTATGCCTTATTTGCTTGATCTGCGCTATGCGAGTGACAATAATTTTTTGCATCGTGCTATTTACAAAGAGCATGGTCTAAGCACCTGCCTTGTTCATAAGGACTTAGCAAAAAAGCTTGAAACAATTAAAAAGGATTTACAAGATCAACACTTGCAACTTGTTCTATTGGATTGTTTTCGTCCACTTGCTGTACAAAAAGCCATGTGGGACATTATGCCCGACCGCCGTTATGTTGCTAATCCAAAAAACGGTTCCAACCATAATCGCGCCGCCGCGATTGATGTGGCTTTAGCTGATGAAAATGGGAAAATATTGTTTTTTCCAACTGCTTTTGATGATTTTACCAGTAAGGCCGCCGCGCACTATAAATGCCCAAAAGCCGATAGTCTTGCTTGCAAAAATCGTGACCTATTGTTTGGCTTGATGAAAAAAGCAGGGCTTAAAGGCATTAATAGTGAATGGTGGCATTTTGAATTGCCAAATGCCCGGCAATATCCAATCATCGAATAA
- a CDS encoding EpsG family protein: protein MVALQLGLILFHQSYFYGYDGYYYAVQAQSLIDHGRLRIPDDSWLFWLMRPLAYFVNNGEAMVKTYIAVSFGLFLLAFYLLLKTIKNIALALIILYWITLSPSFYFMTIEFPKQFTSWIILVIAVNFMYRYPRYIFVFIGFSCLAVFFHKSAIIYIGLFSLSLIGYYWSKRKDNNKVKLHAGQGGNIAKLKWQILIAVTLLSVGLIAALVSGVLYLGLFDFHRFQNGQFQLGLIALLSEPFLPLAIKLELLFCGIWVLGVLFFAVRSSKSNLWHFLPLFSCFLPSLGQEAMNFGERIALAFPLLVLFITIWFFKDQPIPKPKTLAKYLQMSLLAVALMLLSGTLLYRGVDIENINQKAIFKQYDALMANFAPPPMLIVNRDMHYYYKYKTGGEAFSFMPERHWDKTRIWRLVYGVNPTEAYAYWPEQCDFARPFIQILPVLGYLYMREDCYQQFRDNVAASFNQPLAAILNDNDLNPSMARPQFLYNRYQDEDFSEFPALPPSNP from the coding sequence ATGGTTGCGCTTCAGCTTGGGCTTATTCTGTTTCATCAAAGCTATTTTTATGGCTATGATGGCTATTATTACGCAGTGCAAGCGCAAAGCCTCATTGATCATGGTCGCTTGCGTATTCCTGATGATAGTTGGCTGTTTTGGCTGATGAGACCGCTTGCATATTTTGTCAATAATGGCGAAGCGATGGTGAAAACCTATATCGCTGTTAGTTTTGGGTTGTTTTTACTGGCCTTTTATCTCCTTTTAAAAACTATAAAAAACATCGCTTTAGCGCTTATTATTTTGTATTGGATTACTCTATCACCTAGCTTTTATTTTATGACGATTGAATTTCCTAAACAATTTACCAGTTGGATTATTTTAGTCATTGCCGTAAATTTTATGTATCGCTATCCGCGCTATATTTTTGTTTTTATAGGATTTTCATGTCTTGCGGTGTTTTTCCATAAATCAGCAATCATTTATATCGGGCTTTTTTCGCTATCCCTCATCGGCTATTATTGGTCCAAAAGAAAAGATAATAACAAGGTAAAATTGCACGCAGGGCAGGGTGGTAATATTGCCAAGTTAAAATGGCAAATACTTATTGCGGTTACTCTTCTCTCTGTCGGTCTCATTGCTGCATTGGTGAGCGGTGTTTTATACTTGGGGTTATTTGATTTTCACCGCTTTCAAAACGGTCAATTTCAATTAGGGTTAATTGCCTTATTAAGCGAGCCATTTTTGCCGCTTGCAATAAAGTTGGAGCTACTCTTTTGCGGTATTTGGGTGCTTGGTGTGCTATTCTTTGCGGTGCGATCGTCAAAAAGCAATCTATGGCACTTTTTACCGCTATTTTCTTGTTTTTTACCAAGTCTTGGTCAAGAGGCAATGAATTTTGGTGAACGCATCGCGCTAGCCTTTCCCTTACTCGTTTTATTCATCACTATATGGTTTTTCAAAGACCAGCCAATACCAAAGCCAAAAACACTTGCAAAATATCTGCAAATGAGCCTGTTGGCGGTTGCCTTAATGCTGCTTTCAGGCACATTATTATATCGCGGCGTTGACATTGAAAATATCAATCAAAAAGCAATTTTTAAACAATATGATGCTTTGATGGCTAATTTTGCGCCGCCGCCAATGCTGATTGTTAATCGCGATATGCATTATTATTACAAATATAAAACCGGCGGTGAAGCGTTTTCTTTCATGCCAGAGCGTCATTGGGACAAAACACGAATTTGGCGCTTGGTTTATGGGGTTAACCCAACTGAGGCTTATGCCTATTGGCCAGAGCAATGTGATTTTGCACGGCCTTTTATTCAAATTTTGCCGGTGCTAGGTTATCTTTACATGCGCGAGGATTGCTATCAGCAATTTCGTGATAATGTTGCTGCAAGTTTCAACCAACCATTAGCAGCCATACTTAATGATAATGACCTTAACCCATCCATGGCGAGACCTCAATTTTTGTATAATCGTTATCAAGATGAAGATTTTAGCGAATTTCCAGCCCTTCCACCCTCTAACCCATGA